The proteins below are encoded in one region of Apium graveolens cultivar Ventura chromosome 4, ASM990537v1, whole genome shotgun sequence:
- the LOC141719657 gene encoding cysteine desulfurase, mitochondrial: MAAKQITTALRRTASLTPSLLRPFSTAAATIPDTYEDPSGITVKGVKISGRPLYLDMQATSPVDPRVLDAMLPFYLSRFGNPHSRTHLYGWESDEAVEIARAQVAQLVNASSKEIVFTSGATESNNISVKGVMHFYKEKKKHVITTQTEHKCVLDSCRHLQQEGFDVTYLPVGNDGLVDVGKLREAIREDTGLVSVMAVNNEIGVIQPMEEIGEICKEFKIPFHTDAAQALGKIDVDVDKWNVSLMSLSGHKIYGPKGIGALYMRRRPRIRVEPQMNGGGQERGIRSGTVPTPLVVGMGAACELARKEMKYDEKRISMLQERMLSGIRAKLDGVVVNGSEERRYVGNLNLSFAYVEGESLLMGLKEVAVSSGSACTSASLEPSYVLRALGVDEDMAHTSIRFGIGRFTTEQEIDRAVELTVKQVEKLREMSPLYEMVKEGIDIKSIQWAQH; this comes from the coding sequence ATGGCCGCCAAGCAAATCACCACCGCCCTCCGCCGCACCGCCTCGCTAACCCCTTCTCTCCTCCGCCCTTTCTCCACCGCCGCCGCCACAATCCCCGACACCTACGAAGACCCATCAGGCATCACCGTCAAAGGCGTTAAAATCTCCGGCAGGCCGTTATATCTCGATATGCAAGCCACTTCTCCGGTCGACCCACGTGTCCTAGATGCTATGCTCCCCTTTTATCTCTCTCGTTTCGGAAACCCCCATTCTCGTACTCATCTTTACGGCTGGGAATCCGACGAGGCTGTCGAGATTGCGCGAGCTCAAGTTGCGCAGTTGGTTAATGCGTCATCGAAAGAGATTGTGTTTACTTCTGGCGCTACCGAGAGTAATAATATTTCGGTGAAGGGTGTGATGCATTTTTATAAGGAGAAGAAGAAGCATGTGATTACGACGCAGACGGAGCATAAGTGTGTGCTTGATTCGTGTCGGCATTTGCAGCAGGAGGGATTTGATGTTACGTATTTGCCGGTTGGGAATGATGGGTTGGTTGATGTTGGGAAGTTGAGGGAAGCGATCAGGGAGGATACTGGGCTTGTTTCGGTTATGGCGGTGAATAATGAGATTGGGGTTATTCAGCCTATGGAGGAGATTGGGGAGATTTGTAAGGAGTTTAAGATTCCGTTTCATACGGATGCTGCTCAAGCGTTGGGGAAGATTGATGTGGATGTGGATAAGTGGAATGTGAGTTTGATGTCGTTGAGTGGGCATAAGATTTATGGGCCGAAAGGGATTGGGGCTTTGTATATGAGACGCAGGCCGAGGATTAGGGTTGAGCCACAGATGAATGGGGGTGGACAGGAGAGGGGGATTAGGAGTGGGACGGTGCCTACGCCTTTGGTTGTTGGAATGGGGGCTGCATGTGAGTTGGCGAGGAAGGAGATGAAGTATGATGAGAAGAGGATTAGTATGTTGCAGGAGAGGATGTTGAGTGGGATTAGGGCTAAGCTTGACGGGGTTGTGGTGAATGGGAGTGAGGAGAGGAGGTATGTTGGGAATTTGAATTTGTCGTTTGCGTATGTTGAGGGGGAGAGTTTGTTGATGGGGTTGAAGGAAGTGGCTGTTTCCAGTGGGAGTGCGTGTACTAGTGCTAGTTTGGAGCCGTCTTATGTGTTGAGGGCTTTGGGAGTTGATGAGGATATGGCGCATACTTCAATTAGGTTTGGAATTGGGAGGTTTACTACTGAGCAAGAGATTGATCGGGCAGTTGAGCTTACTGTGAAGCAGGTTGAGAAGTTGAGAGAAATGAGTCCACTTTATGAGATGGTAAAGGAGGGCATTGATATTAAGAGTATACAGTGGGCGCAACATTGA